In Amycolatopsis coloradensis, one genomic interval encodes:
- a CDS encoding L,D-transpeptidase, with protein sequence MIERRTVFKAALAAGAAMLAAACSSGEGGNAKPEGSGGGEQNAAPVAKITAEPAADAKDASVVTPVVVKVADGKLTEVKVTGDSGKDVKGELSPDGLTWTSTEVLGYGKTYTYAAKATGSDNKPAEFKGSFSTVKPAKEVRATLNPTDDAEVGVAMPISVKFASPVKDKAAAEKALKVKTDKDVEGSWGWLSDTQVDWRPKEYWPANIKVNVEAKLYGVALGGGAYGKADVTTEFKIGRNQVVKINTPDHVMKVYRGGAESASYPCSNGLDSDVQRNTPNGTFIVMTKEPTARFDNARYGYTNVNKKWACRISNNGEYIHENQDNAANIGKANTSHGCVNLLDADAKKYFDTAMIGDPVEITGSKLGSPTKSDVKDWFYDWKSWKALSAIK encoded by the coding sequence GTGATCGAACGGCGCACGGTGTTCAAGGCCGCGCTCGCCGCGGGGGCTGCCATGCTGGCCGCTGCCTGCTCCAGTGGTGAAGGCGGCAACGCCAAGCCGGAAGGCAGCGGCGGCGGAGAGCAGAACGCCGCCCCGGTCGCCAAGATCACCGCCGAACCCGCCGCCGACGCCAAGGACGCCTCCGTGGTGACGCCGGTCGTGGTGAAGGTCGCCGACGGCAAGCTCACCGAGGTCAAGGTCACGGGGGACAGCGGCAAGGACGTCAAGGGTGAACTCTCCCCCGATGGGCTCACCTGGACCAGCACGGAGGTCCTCGGCTACGGCAAGACGTACACCTACGCCGCGAAGGCCACCGGCAGTGACAACAAGCCGGCCGAGTTCAAGGGCTCGTTCAGCACGGTCAAACCCGCCAAGGAGGTTCGCGCCACGCTGAACCCGACCGACGACGCCGAGGTCGGCGTCGCGATGCCGATCAGCGTGAAGTTCGCGTCCCCGGTCAAGGACAAGGCGGCCGCCGAAAAGGCACTCAAGGTGAAGACCGACAAGGACGTCGAGGGCTCCTGGGGCTGGCTGTCGGACACGCAGGTCGACTGGCGGCCCAAGGAGTACTGGCCCGCCAACATCAAGGTCAACGTCGAGGCGAAGCTCTACGGTGTCGCGCTCGGCGGCGGCGCGTACGGCAAGGCCGACGTGACCACCGAGTTCAAGATCGGCCGTAACCAGGTGGTCAAGATCAACACCCCGGACCACGTGATGAAGGTCTACCGGGGCGGCGCGGAATCGGCGAGCTACCCGTGCTCGAACGGGCTCGACTCCGACGTCCAGCGCAACACTCCGAACGGCACGTTCATCGTGATGACGAAGGAGCCGACGGCGCGGTTCGACAACGCGCGCTACGGCTACACCAACGTCAACAAGAAGTGGGCCTGCCGGATCTCGAACAACGGCGAGTACATCCACGAGAACCAGGACAACGCGGCGAACATCGGCAAGGCCAACACCTCGCACGGCTGCGTGAACCTGCTCGACGCGGACGCGAAGAAGTACTTCGACACGGCGATGATCGGCGACCCGGTCGAGATCACCGGTTCGAAACTGGGCAGCCCGACCAAATCGGACGTCAAGGACTGGTTCTACGACTGGAAGTCGTGGAAAGCCCTCTCGGCGATCAAGTAG
- a CDS encoding alpha/beta hydrolase produces MKTEVVGYGGTRIGLWVEGAENTRPIVFVHGWAQSAKAWAPQLADPTLSERFRLVAMDLRGHGDSEVPSAGYDDPRVWAEDLASVLDFAGEDAIVVGWSYGGLVIADYLRVHGSSRLGGVVFVGAITEIGKNRPGGKVGPAMREAIPAVLADDPAVAIPALVQFSERMTAAPVSGTLTQSLLGACLSTPPAVRSALFRRDIGSEDVLRELDKPALIVHGLADAVIDPTSAEYAAGKIQGAVVRWLPEVGHLPFAEAADEFGDLLRRFADQ; encoded by the coding sequence ATGAAGACCGAGGTAGTCGGCTACGGCGGGACACGCATCGGGTTGTGGGTCGAGGGCGCCGAGAACACCCGTCCGATCGTGTTCGTGCACGGCTGGGCCCAGTCCGCCAAGGCCTGGGCGCCGCAGCTGGCGGATCCCACGCTCAGCGAGCGGTTTCGCCTGGTCGCGATGGATCTGCGCGGGCACGGCGATTCCGAGGTGCCCTCCGCCGGCTACGACGATCCGCGGGTCTGGGCCGAAGATCTCGCCTCGGTCCTCGACTTCGCCGGTGAAGACGCGATCGTCGTCGGCTGGTCCTACGGCGGGCTCGTGATCGCCGACTACCTCCGCGTGCACGGCTCGTCGAGGCTCGGCGGCGTCGTCTTTGTGGGCGCCATCACAGAAATCGGCAAGAACCGGCCCGGCGGCAAGGTCGGGCCCGCCATGCGCGAGGCCATCCCGGCGGTGCTGGCGGACGATCCGGCGGTCGCGATTCCCGCGTTGGTGCAGTTCAGCGAGCGGATGACCGCCGCCCCGGTGTCCGGCACGCTCACCCAGTCCTTGCTCGGCGCGTGCCTTTCCACTCCGCCCGCGGTGCGTTCCGCGCTGTTCCGGCGCGACATCGGGAGCGAGGACGTCCTTCGTGAGCTGGACAAACCGGCACTTATCGTCCATGGTCTCGCGGACGCTGTGATCGATCCGACGTCGGCGGAATACGCGGCGGGGAAGATTCAGGGGGCTGTCGTGCGTTGGCTACCTGAGGTGGGGCATCTGCCGTTCGCCGAAGCGGCGGACGAGTTCGGTGATCTACTGCGCCGGTTCGCCGATCAGTAG